CCGTGATCAGGGCGGCGATCCCGACCTGCTCCAGGGTGCCGATGATGGCGTGGTACGCGCCGCCGTTGGCGTCCCGGGCACCGATGTTGTTCATCGAGGTGCCGAAGAAGTTGCCGTCCAGGCGTTCGGCGCCCTTGCTGACCAGCGTCCACACCACGGAGGCCAGCGGCAGCACCGCCAGCACGAAGGCGGAGTGGATCAGCGCGCTCCAGGTGCGGTCGCGTGCCGACCGGCGCCCCTCCACCGCGTTCGCGGCGACGAAGAGGCCGGCCAGATACAGCAGTGCGCCGATGACCACGACCAGGACCGGGCCGCCGATGCCGGCGCCGTAGACGATCCCGGCGGCGACCAGGAGCGCCACCAGGGCGATCGCGGGAGCGGCGTACCGCGGCAGTCGCCGGGCGCGCAGGCTGGCCGGCTGGGCCGGCGGTCGGGTGCGGTGGTTGGCGACGGTGGTGGTCATGCGGCCGACTCCGTGAACTCCCGGCGGCGATGGATGATCACGCGCGCCGTGATGTTGACGATCAGCGTGATGGTGAAGAGCACCAGGCCGGAGGCGATCAGGGCGCCCCGACCGGTCTCGTTCGCCTCGCCGAACGCGTTGGCGATGTTCGCGGCGATGGTGTTGCCGCCGTTCTGGATCAGGTTGAACGAGATGCCGAAGGTGATGCCGAGGGTCATCGCCAGCGCGATGGTCTCGCCGAGGGCGCGACCCAGGCCGAGCATCACCGCGGCGATGATGCCCGGGCGGCCGTACGGCAGCACCGCCGTGCGGAGCATCTCCCAGCGGGTGGCGCCCAGGGCGAGGGCGGCCTCCTCGTTGGCGGTCGGGGTCTGCAGGAACACCTCGCGGGAGAGCGACGTGATGATCGGCAGCACCATGATCGCCAGCACCAGCGAGCCCAGCATGACCGACTTGCCGAACGGACCGTCGCCACCGAAGACCGGCAGCCAGCCGAAGTACTCGTTCAGCCAGACGGAGAAGTCCCGTACCGGGTTGATGAAGACGTCCCGGCCCCAGAGGCCGAAGACGACGCTGGGCACGGCGGCCAGCAGGTCGATCAGGAAGCCGAGGGCGGTGCCCAGCCGGCGGGGGGCGTAGTGGGACAGGTACAGCGCGATGCCCAGGGCCACCGGCACCGCGATGAGCAGCGCCAGCGCGGAGCTGAGCACGGTGCCGAAGGCGAGCGTGCCGATGCCGAACTTCGGTTCGGTCTGGTTGGGGGACCAGCCCTCGTAGGTCCAGAAGTTCTCGGTGTCCGCGCGCAGCGCCGGCACCGCCTTGGCGATCAGGAAGACGGCGATCGCCGCGATGACGACCAGCACGGCGGTGCCGGCGGCCAGGGTGAGACCGCGGAACGCCCGTTCCGCGCCGAACGCCCGGGCCCGGGGCAGGGTCGCGCCGCCGCCGCCCAACCCGTTCCCGTCAGGGGTACGGGTGCTGACAGAGGTCTCGGCCACACGCGCCGAGGCACCGGCGGGCCACTCGTGACCTGAGGCCACGCGGGTCCCGCCGGTGCCGGCGTGCGCCGAGCCGGGAGGGGTTTCACCCATCTGCTCGCTCGCTTCGAATTGAGGAGTGGTGTAGCTCGGAACGGTCAGGAGAGGTTCTTGACCGCGGCCTCGACCTTGGTGCGGACCGAGTCGGGCAGCGGGGCGTAGCCCAGCTCGCTCAGCTCGGCCTGGCCCTCGCTGCTGGCGGCGTGCCCGAGCAGGCCCTTGACCAGCGGCAGCTTGTCGGCCGCGAGGCCCTTGCTGCAGACGATCTCGTAGGTCACCAGGACGATCGGGTACGCCCCGGCCTCGGTGGTCTTGTAGTCGATCGACATCTTGAGGTCGTCGCCCTGGCCCTCGACCTTGGCCCCGGCGATGGTCTTGCCGGCCGCCTCGCCGGTCAGCTCGGTGTACTCACCGGCGCCGTTCTTGATCTTGGCCTTCTTCAGCCCGGCGTTCTCGGCGAACGACAGCTCCATGTAGCCGATCGAGCCGTCCGCGCCCTTGACCGAGCTGGCCACGCCGTCCGAGCCCTTGGCGCCGGTGCCGCCCGGGGCCTTCCACGCCTTGGCGTTGGCGAAGGTCCAGTCCGCGTCGGCGGTCTTCGACAGGTACTTGGTGAAGTTGTCGGTGGTGCCGGACTCGTCCGACCGGTGCACCGTCTGGATGGTGGTCGCCGGGAGCTTGGCGTCCGGGTTGTCGGCCTTGATCGCCGCGTCGTCCCACTTGGTGACCTTGCCGGCGAAGATCTTGGCCAGCGTGGTCGGGCTGAGCTGGAGGTTGTCCACGCCGCTGACGTTGTAGGCGACCGCGATCGGGCCGATCACCATCGGCAGGTGGATGGCCTTGCCGCCCGAGCACTTGGCGTCGGCCTGCGGCTGCTCCTCCGGCTTGAGGGCCGAGTCCGAGCCGGCGAAGTCGGCGGTGCCCGCGATGAAGGCCTGGATGCCCGCGCCCGAGCCGGACGGCTCGTAGTTGATGGTGCTGCCGGCGCACTTCTGCTGGTACGCCTTGATCCACTCGGCCATGGCGTTCTTCTGGGCGGAGGAGCCCTGCGCGTTCAGCGTGCCCTTGGCGCAGTCGGCCGCGGCGGCCGAGCCGGAGGGGGAGGCGGCGGACGACTCGTTGTTGTCCGAGCCGCAAGCGCTGAGACCGAGCACCGCGGTAAGGGCGAGGCAGGCAATGGCGCCGTGCCGCTGGAGCTTCACCTGAGGGGTTTCCCTTCACATCTTTGGTCAGGTCGCCCGGATGGAGGCCCGGGTGCCGGGCTGACCGGCTGATGTGAAAGCTAGAAGTGCCAGGTAGACGGTTCGCCGGTCACAAGTGAACGGAAGATGAACAGGTGCGCCCGAGGCGGTGGCCGTTGGCTGAGGAGCGGTTGTCCGTTTCGTGAACTCGCCGCCTGCTATCGCTATTAGTACGAAATTTCCGGGCAGCCGTTATCCGGCCGAGTCCACCGCGTGACGCACCCGTGACCGCCCGACGGGACGGCCGCTGGCCCGTTCAGCCCAGCCGGTAGTTGACGTGGCCGCACCAGCGGGCGAAGCCGAGCCGCTCGTAGAGGGCCACCGCACCGGTGTTCGACTCGTCCACGTAGAGCATCACCCGGTCCAGCCCACGCCGGTCCCGCAGATGGGCCAGACCCGCCGTGGTGAGCGCCCGGCCGAGCCCGCCGCCGTGCGCCGCCGGGTCCACCCCCAGCACATAGACCTCGCCGATCCGGGCCGAGCCCGGACGCTCGTGCACCTTCGTCCAGTGGAAGCCGCGCAGCCGGCCGGTCGCCGACTCGACGGCGAGCAGGAAGCCGGCCGGGTCGAACCACGGCTCGGCGAGGCGTACCCGCAGGTCGGCGAGGGTCCAGCGACCCTGCTCGGGGTGTGTGGCGAAGGCGGCGTTGTTGAGCGCCAGCCAGGCCTCGTCGTCCTCACCCGGGCGGAACGCCCGCAGCTCGACCCCGTCGGGCAGGCGCAGCCCCGGCAGTGCGGTGGTCAGCGGCCGGCGCAGCTGCCACAGCACCCGGGCCCGCTCGAAGCCCAGGTCGACGGCGAGCGCCGCGGCGGAGGGGTGGTCGCCGTGCGCCCAGGCGCGCAGCGGGCCGCCGGCCGCGGCGAGCACCCCCCGTGCCAGCGCCCGACCGGTGCCGCGCCGCCGGTACGCCGGATGCACCACCAGCTCGACCCCGATCCCGGTGGCGTCGGTGGTGTCCAGGTGCGCGTAACCGGTCAAGGTGCCGTCCACCGCGCGGGCGGTGAGGTGCACCGCGGGCGCCTCCGGGTCCCGCAGGCGCAGCAGCACGTGCTCGTCGAGCGGGTCGGCGCCGTCGGCGTCCCCGGCCGTACGGGCCAGCGCCAGCACCTCGGCGACCTCGACGGGCGCCAGCCGGTCGGCGCGGGCGACCCGGTCTGCGGTCGGCTCGGTGCTGCTCATGCCGTCACCGTAACGGCCCGGGGGGTGACTCCGCAGGCTCGGCGCGGACCCTCTCCGGGGCGACGCGCGTCACGTCGGGTCGGTGGGCAGGGCCTCCAGTTGGTACCGGCTGATCAGCTCCGGCAGGATCCGGTGCAGCGCCTCGACGGTGCCCCGTCGGTCCCCGCCGGCGTCGTGCATCAGCACGATGGAACCCGGCCCGGTGTCGCCCAGCACCGCCGAGGTGACCTTCGCGGCGCCGGGCGCCTGCCAGTCCGACGGGTCCACCGACCAGTGCAGCGGCGTCAGCCCCAGCTCGGTGCAGATCGACACCACCGGATACGTCCACTCCCCGCCGGGCTGCCGGAACCAGGCGATCCGGGCGTTCGGGGCGGCGGCCCGGATGGCGTCGTTGGTGCGGAGCAGGTCGGCCCGGATCGCGTCGGGCGAGCGCTTGCCGAGGGTGGTGTCGTGGTTCCAGGAGTGGTTGCAGAGGGTGTGCCCCTCGGCCACGATCGCCTCGATCAGTTCCGGGTGGTTCTGCGCGTTCTCGCCCACCACGCAGAAGGTGGCCTTGACGCCGTAGGACCGGAGCAGGTCGAGCACCTGCGGCGTGTACTGCGGGTCGGGCCCGTCGTCGAAGGTGAGCGCCACCCGGTCGGAGCCGGTGTGGATCCGGGCGCCGTACGGGCCCTCGCCGTCGTCCCGCTGGTCCGGCACCGGGGAGGGCGACGCGTCGGTGACCGGCGCGGGGGAGTCGTCCGTGCCGGGGGGCTGGTCGGCGAAGTGCGGGCCGTTGGCGCTCGCCGTCGACGCGGTGTTCCGGCGTGGCTGCTCGGGCACCACGCTCCGGCCGAGCGCGTACGCCGACCCCAGCAGGGCGGCCACCACCAGGGTGAGGAGGCCGACGGCCCGGACTGTCGTGCGGGACATCAGTCGTCCCGCCCGGGTGGGCCGTGCCGCGGCCCCGTCGTCGCCCCCGTGGTCACCGCACGCACCGTCGCCCCCTCGTCTCCTGACAGTCCCGACAGTCAGGATAGGGGCGGCAAAATACTCAAATAGGGCGGATAGGGAAGTTGCCCTGGAATTGGGGAAAGTCGGTCAGACCGGGAGGGGGGCGTGCTCCGACTCCGGCAGTGACCGCGACGGCGGGACGACGAACTTGTAGCCGACCTGGCGCACGGTGCCGATCATCGACTCGTACTCCGAGCCGAGCTTGGCCCGCAGCCGCCGCACGTGCACGTCGACGGTGCGGGTGCCGCCGAAGTAGTCGTAGCCCCAGACCTCGCGCAGCAACTGGTCCCGGGTGAAGACCCGGCCGGGGTGCTGGGCCAGGAACTTCAGCAGCTCGAACTCCTTGTAGGTGAGGTCGAGCGGACGGCCCTTGAGCTTCGCCGCGTACGTGTCGGGGTCGATGGTCAGCTCGCCGGCCCGGATCGAGCCACCGGCCCCGGCCGTCGCGTTGCTCAGCCGACCCACCGCGAGCCGCAGCCGCGCCTCCACCTCGGCCGGACCGGCACCCGCCAGGATGACGTCGTCCACGCCCCAGTCGGCGTTGAGCGCGATCAGGCCGGCCTCGGTGACCACCGCGACCAGCGGCACGCCGAGCCCGGTGGCGTGCAGCATCCGACAGGTGGCCCGCGCCTCGCTCAGCTCGGACCGGGCGTCCACCAGCACGGCGTCGGGACTCGGGCCCGAGACCAGCGTGCGGACGTCGCGGGGCGCGGTGCGGACCGAGTGCGGCAGCAGGTCGAGTGCCGGCAGCACCGCCGATGGTTCGCCTGCGCGTGCGGTCACCAGCAGCAGGAGCTCCACACGATCACCTCCGTCCCGGCGGCCTGTGGCCGCGCGCGACCAGCGGCACGCCCACGAGGGGCGGCGCTGAGAACTTGCGTGGGTCCCGGCGTCGCTGACGGGCGGGTAACGGCTTGAGCCTAACCGATCGCCTGACCACGACCTTCGCGTCCTTTCCTGTTTGCCCCATCTGCCCGTGATCGCTCCGCAGGTTTTAACGTTGCCGAAACCGTGACCTCCGCCGGAGCGGCCCGGTCTGGCACGATCGGGGCGTGTTTCCCTCCACCTCGCCCGAGACCGGCCGCGACCCCTGGGCCGACGACGCCCGTCCGGCGCCGGCCGGACCCACCCACGGCCGCCCGCCGGGCCCACGCACCGGCCCGGCCGCCGACGACGGCGGGGAGCGGAGCGAGCGGGGCGGGCCACGCCGGCTCCGCCGGGGCGGACCCGCCCGCCGGCCCGACGACGAGCCCGACGACGACGTCGAGGAGGAGGTGGAGCCGGTCGAGGTGCACCGCCCGCTGGCGCTCACCATCGCCGGCTTCGCCGCGCTGCTCGGCGTCGGCCTGGTGCTCGGCGCGCAGACCGCCGGTCCGGGGCACCGGCTGCCCTTCGCGTTCATCATCTTCGGCGTGCAGCTGCTCTTCGTGCTCGCCTGGACGATGGCCATCCGGCCGCCCGCGCTGCTGCTCGTCGCCCTGATCAGTGCCGGGGCCGCGGCCGCGGCGGACACCGCCGCCGTGCAGTCCGACATCGCCGGCCTCGCGCCGCTCGGCTACGTGGCCGCCGGGGGCCTCCTCGCCGCCGTGCTCGGCCAGCTCGTCCGCCGGGTCGACCGGGTCCGGGTCACCGACTCCCTCGGCAGCACCCTGCTGCTCGTCGTCGGCGTGGTCGCGTTCGCCACCCTGATCGTGCTCAGCCGGGTGCCGAAGGGCACCCAGGCGATCACGATCTGCCTCACCGCGACGGGCGTCGCGCTCACCGTGGCCCGGCTCACCGACGCCGTCGCGCCGTGGCCCCGGCTCGCCCCGCAGGTGCCCCGGGGTGCGGCCGGCGTGGTCGTCGGGGCCATGCTCGGCACGCTGGCCAGCGCGGTCCTCGGCAGCTACCTGGTCGGCTTCACCCCGACCAGCGGCGCGCTGATCGGTCTGGTCACCGCGGCCACGGCGGTCCTCGCCGACCTGGCCGTCGGCTATGCCGAGGCGGGTCGGCTGATGGCCGGTGAACCGCCCACCATGTGGGTGGCCCGGCACATGCAGGGCCCGCTGGGCGGCTTCGCGCTCGCCGCGCCCGCCGCGTACGCCATGTGCGTGCTCTTCCTCTGAGGGCGCGGTTGATCAGCGGCGTCATCGGGTACCAACGATCCGCCGCGACGCGGCACCGGCAGCGGAGACAGGAGGCGTGGTGGCAGAGGCCTACCCGGCGTACGAGGAACGTCCCCGGCGACGCGGACGGAAGGTGCTCGTCACCTTCGTCGTCCTGCTGCTGGTCCTGGCCGGTCTGCTGGTCGTCGCCGACCGGGTGGCCGCCGGGGTGGCCGAGCGGACCATCGCCGACCAGGTGAAGCAGGAGGTCGCCAAGCAGAACGCGCAGTCCTCGGCGCCGAAGGTCCAGGTCAGCGGCTTCCCCTTCCTCACCCAGGTCCTCGCCGGGAAATACCAGCACATCTCCATCGTGCTGACCGACGTGCAGGGTCCGGTGCAGGGCCAGGCGGTCAGCGTGCCCCGGCTCGACGTGGACGCCCGCAACGTCCGGGCGTCGCTGGACACGCTCCGCTCCGGTCAGGGCGACGTGGTCGCCGAACGGGTGGACGGGGTCGGCACCATCACCTACGACAGCCTGGCCAAGCTGCTGGACCGGCCGGGGCTCACCCTGGGCGAGCGGGGCGGCAAGCTGGTCGTCACCGCGCCGGTGGACGTGCTGGGCGTGAAGCTGACCGTCAACGGCATCGCCGAGGTGACCGTCAACAACGGCAAGGTGGCGCTGCGCTTCAACGACCTGACCGCCGAGGGGCTGCCCAACCTGCCGCTGGCCCGTCAGGTGCTGACCAACTACGCCAAGGGCATCTCGATCGACGTGCCCCTGCCGAAGCTGCCGTTCCAGCTCAACGTCCGCAAGGTGGAGCCGAAGCCGGAAGGGCTGACGGTCACCGCCGACGCGCGGGACGTACCCATCAACTCGGTCGGCTGACCGCGACGCGTGCGACGGCCCGACCGGTCCGGTCGGGCCGTCGCGGTGTCCGCCGACGGATCCCGGATGCTGGTCGGCGCACTGGCGTCGCACGGCTCGGCTGGTAAGCTCCCTGCTCATGGGGACGCTCCTCACCAAACGGCGCGCGGTCGACCTGTGCCGCGTGGCCGCCTGCCTGTGTCGCCCCGTCATCTGACGGCGGGGCTGTCCTCGGCTGCCTAGCAGCCACCAGCACGCAGGGTCCGCGTATCCTCCCGTGCTCTCTTCCAACGCCCGGCAGCGGCGCCGTCGCACGAACCCGTGATCCGTTCCTACTATGGGTCCGGCGCGTGGTGCGACGCTCACGTCCATCGATCTACGCGCGCTGGCTCACCATCCATCCTCAGCAGGGAGTGATCTGATGAGTCGCGACACCGCGCTCGTCTCGGCCGAGTGGGCCGAGAAGAACATCGACGCCCCGGGCGTCGTCTTCGTCGAGGTCGACGAGGACACCTCGGCCTACGACACCGGCCACATCGCCGGCGCGATCAAGCTCGACTGGCGGACCGACCTCCAGGACCCGATCCGCCGGGACTTCGTCAACAAGTCCCAGTTCGAGGCGCTGCTCTCCGAGCGCGGCATCGCCAACGACGACACCGTGATCCTCTACGGCGGCAACAACAACTGGTTCGCCGCGTACGCGTACTGGTACTTCAAGCTCTACGGCCACGGTGACGTCAAGCTCCTCGACGGCGGCCGCAAGAAGTGGGAGCTGGACGCCCGCCCGCTGGTCACCGACAAGGTGTCCCGGCCGGCCACGCAGTACGTCGCGCAGGAGCCGGACACCTCGATCCGGGCCTTCCGCGACGAGGTCGTGGACGCGATCGGCACCAAGAACCTGGTCGACGTGCGCAGCCCCGACGAGTACGCCGGTCGGCTGCTCGCCCCGGCCCACCTGCCGCAGGAGCAGGCCCAGCGCGCCGGCCACGTGCCCACCGCGATCAGCGTCCCGTGGTCGAAGGCGGCCAACGAGGACGGCACCTTCAAGTCCGACGACGAGCTGCGCAAGATCTACGCCGCGGCCGGCCTGGACGACGGCAAGGAGACCATCGCGTACTGCCGGATCGGCGAGCGCTCCTCGCACACCTGGTTCGTGCTCCAGGAGCTGCTCGGCCACCGGAACGTGAAGAACTACGACGGATCCTGGACCGAGTACGGCTCGCTGGTCGGCGTGCCGGTCGCGCTCGGCGACGAGCCCGGGGAGGCCTGAGATGACTGCTCCTACCGCTGCCGGGTGCGCCGCGCCCGACCAGGCCGCCCCGCTGCCGGCCAGCCTGGACCTGGAGAAGGAAACCGTGATCACCGGCGTCGTGCAGGCCGAGTCCGGCGAGGTCGTGCCGGGCGCGTACGTCCGGCTGCTCGACGGCACCGGTGAGTTCACCGCCGAGGTGGTGACCTCCCCGGCCGGCCAGTTCCGGTTCTTCGCCGCGCCGGGCAACTGGACCCTGCGGGCGCTCTCCCGGCACGGCAACGGCGACACCGCCGTCACCGCAGCCCGGGGGATCAACGAGGTGAGCGTCACCGTCGCCGCCTGACCCACGCTCCGTTCGGCCCGGGGGCCGGTCACCCGTACGTCGGGTGACCGGCCCCCGGCCGTCGGCGGCCCACCCGACGTCCCCGGGCCGGCGGTGGCGGGGTGCCGCAGCGTGACACGATGGCCCGGTGAGTGGTGCTGTCCAGGCGGGATACGCCCCGCCGACCGGTCCCGACCAGCCGACGT
This genomic interval from Micromonospora sp. CCTCC AA 2012012 contains the following:
- a CDS encoding DUF1416 domain-containing protein; its protein translation is MTAPTAAGCAAPDQAAPLPASLDLEKETVITGVVQAESGEVVPGAYVRLLDGTGEFTAEVVTSPAGQFRFFAAPGNWTLRALSRHGNGDTAVTAARGINEVSVTVAA
- the mshD gene encoding mycothiol synthase gives rise to the protein MSSTEPTADRVARADRLAPVEVAEVLALARTAGDADGADPLDEHVLLRLRDPEAPAVHLTARAVDGTLTGYAHLDTTDATGIGVELVVHPAYRRRGTGRALARGVLAAAGGPLRAWAHGDHPSAAALAVDLGFERARVLWQLRRPLTTALPGLRLPDGVELRAFRPGEDDEAWLALNNAAFATHPEQGRWTLADLRVRLAEPWFDPAGFLLAVESATGRLRGFHWTKVHERPGSARIGEVYVLGVDPAAHGGGLGRALTTAGLAHLRDRRGLDRVMLYVDESNTGAVALYERLGFARWCGHVNYRLG
- the pstS gene encoding phosphate ABC transporter substrate-binding protein PstS, with amino-acid sequence MKLQRHGAIACLALTAVLGLSACGSDNNESSAASPSGSAAAADCAKGTLNAQGSSAQKNAMAEWIKAYQQKCAGSTINYEPSGSGAGIQAFIAGTADFAGSDSALKPEEQPQADAKCSGGKAIHLPMVIGPIAVAYNVSGVDNLQLSPTTLAKIFAGKVTKWDDAAIKADNPDAKLPATTIQTVHRSDESGTTDNFTKYLSKTADADWTFANAKAWKAPGGTGAKGSDGVASSVKGADGSIGYMELSFAENAGLKKAKIKNGAGEYTELTGEAAGKTIAGAKVEGQGDDLKMSIDYKTTEAGAYPIVLVTYEIVCSKGLAADKLPLVKGLLGHAASSEGQAELSELGYAPLPDSVRTKVEAAVKNLS
- a CDS encoding polysaccharide deacetylase family protein produces the protein MSRTTVRAVGLLTLVVAALLGSAYALGRSVVPEQPRRNTASTASANGPHFADQPPGTDDSPAPVTDASPSPVPDQRDDGEGPYGARIHTGSDRVALTFDDGPDPQYTPQVLDLLRSYGVKATFCVVGENAQNHPELIEAIVAEGHTLCNHSWNHDTTLGKRSPDAIRADLLRTNDAIRAAAPNARIAWFRQPGGEWTYPVVSICTELGLTPLHWSVDPSDWQAPGAAKVTSAVLGDTGPGSIVLMHDAGGDRRGTVEALHRILPELISRYQLEALPTDPT
- the pstC gene encoding phosphate ABC transporter permease subunit PstC, with translation MGETPPGSAHAGTGGTRVASGHEWPAGASARVAETSVSTRTPDGNGLGGGGATLPRARAFGAERAFRGLTLAAGTAVLVVIAAIAVFLIAKAVPALRADTENFWTYEGWSPNQTEPKFGIGTLAFGTVLSSALALLIAVPVALGIALYLSHYAPRRLGTALGFLIDLLAAVPSVVFGLWGRDVFINPVRDFSVWLNEYFGWLPVFGGDGPFGKSVMLGSLVLAIMVLPIITSLSREVFLQTPTANEEAALALGATRWEMLRTAVLPYGRPGIIAAVMLGLGRALGETIALAMTLGITFGISFNLIQNGGNTIAANIANAFGEANETGRGALIASGLVLFTITLIVNITARVIIHRRREFTESAA
- a CDS encoding sulfurtransferase, with the protein product MSRDTALVSAEWAEKNIDAPGVVFVEVDEDTSAYDTGHIAGAIKLDWRTDLQDPIRRDFVNKSQFEALLSERGIANDDTVILYGGNNNWFAAYAYWYFKLYGHGDVKLLDGGRKKWELDARPLVTDKVSRPATQYVAQEPDTSIRAFRDEVVDAIGTKNLVDVRSPDEYAGRLLAPAHLPQEQAQRAGHVPTAISVPWSKAANEDGTFKSDDELRKIYAAAGLDDGKETIAYCRIGERSSHTWFVLQELLGHRNVKNYDGSWTEYGSLVGVPVALGDEPGEA
- a CDS encoding winged helix-turn-helix transcriptional regulator — its product is MELLLLVTARAGEPSAVLPALDLLPHSVRTAPRDVRTLVSGPSPDAVLVDARSELSEARATCRMLHATGLGVPLVAVVTEAGLIALNADWGVDDVILAGAGPAEVEARLRLAVGRLSNATAGAGGSIRAGELTIDPDTYAAKLKGRPLDLTYKEFELLKFLAQHPGRVFTRDQLLREVWGYDYFGGTRTVDVHVRRLRAKLGSEYESMIGTVRQVGYKFVVPPSRSLPESEHAPLPV
- a CDS encoding Ms5788A family Cys-rich leader peptide, which translates into the protein MGTLLTKRRAVDLCRVAACLCRPVI
- a CDS encoding LmeA family phospholipid-binding protein, with protein sequence MVAEAYPAYEERPRRRGRKVLVTFVVLLLVLAGLLVVADRVAAGVAERTIADQVKQEVAKQNAQSSAPKVQVSGFPFLTQVLAGKYQHISIVLTDVQGPVQGQAVSVPRLDVDARNVRASLDTLRSGQGDVVAERVDGVGTITYDSLAKLLDRPGLTLGERGGKLVVTAPVDVLGVKLTVNGIAEVTVNNGKVALRFNDLTAEGLPNLPLARQVLTNYAKGISIDVPLPKLPFQLNVRKVEPKPEGLTVTADARDVPINSVG